In Myxococcales bacterium, the DNA window GAGTACTTCGAACGTCCGACCAGTCGCATGATCATGCGACAGAGCCTCGAGCTGCTCGAGCTGCTCGACAAGTACGACGTGGAAGCGACCGTCAAAGGCGGCGGGCACAGCGCCCAGGCCGAGGCCATGCGCCACGGCATCGCCCGCGCACTGACCTCGGAGGATCCGGAGCGCCGCAAGTCGCTCAAGCGTGCCGGCTTCCTCACCCGCGACTCCCGCAAGAAGGAGCGCAAGAAGTACGGCCAGGCCGGCGCCCGCAAGCGCTTCCAGTACAGCAAGCGTTGACCTCCGTCCGCGTTGGCATCGTCGGAGCCAGCGGCTACACCGGCGCCGAGCTGGTGCGGCTCATCAGCGCGCACCCCGAACACGAGCTCGTCTACCTCGGAGCACGGGACAAGGCAGGGCTCTGCCTGGGAGCGGTGCTTCCGCCCACCAACGGCGTCCCGGGTCTCGGCGACCGGGTGCTCGAAGCGTTCGACCCGGCCGCCGCGGCGGAGCTGGCAACGCGCATGGACGTGGTGTTCACGGCCCTGCCGCACGCGCACAGCGCCCGCGCCGGCAAGGCGCTCTACGACGCCGGACTCCGCGTCGTCGATCTGTCGGCGGACTTCCGGCTCAAGAACGTCGCCGACTATCACGAGTGGTACGGCGAGCACCCGGCGCCGGAGCTACTCCCGGAGGCGGTCTACGGCTTGCCCGAGCTGCACCGCGAGGAGCTCCGAGGCGCGCGCCTGATCGCCGCTCCCGGCTGCTACCCGACGAGCGCGATCCTGCCACTGTCTCCGCTGCTCTCGAGCGGGCTCGTCGAGCCCGCGGGTATCGTCATCGACAGCAAGAGCGGCGTGACGGGTGCAGGGCGAAGCCCGAGCGCAAACACTCATTTTCCCGAGACCGCAGAGGGCATGCGCGCGTACAAAGTGGCGGGCAAACACCGGCACGTCCCGGAGATCGAACAGGAGCTCGCGCTGGGTGCGGGCGCCGCGATCCGCGTGGTCTTCACCCCGCACCTCGCGCCCTTCTCTCGAGGCATTTTTACTACCGCCTACGCTCGAGCAAAACCCGGCGTGACGGCAGACCAATGCCGGGAGGCAGCGCGAGCGAGGTACGAGGGTGGCTTGGTCACCGTTCTCGACGAGGGCCACCTGCCAGACACGTTGTGGGTGCGCGGCTCGGCGCGGGCGCACGTCGCCTACGCGCTCGACGAACGT includes these proteins:
- the rpsI gene encoding 30S ribosomal protein S9, producing MSETTSIYATGKRKTAVARVWVKPGTGQININGGSADEYFERPTSRMIMRQSLELLELLDKYDVEATVKGGGHSAQAEAMRHGIARALTSEDPERRKSLKRAGFLTRDSRKKERKKYGQAGARKRFQYSKR
- a CDS encoding N-acetyl-gamma-glutamyl-phosphate reductase yields the protein MTSVRVGIVGASGYTGAELVRLISAHPEHELVYLGARDKAGLCLGAVLPPTNGVPGLGDRVLEAFDPAAAAELATRMDVVFTALPHAHSARAGKALYDAGLRVVDLSADFRLKNVADYHEWYGEHPAPELLPEAVYGLPELHREELRGARLIAAPGCYPTSAILPLSPLLSSGLVEPAGIVIDSKSGVTGAGRSPSANTHFPETAEGMRAYKVAGKHRHVPEIEQELALGAGAAIRVVFTPHLAPFSRGIFTTAYARAKPGVTADQCREAARARYEGGLVTVLDEGHLPDTLWVRGSARAHVAYALDERAGMIVALCAIDNLAKGASAQAIQALNVCLGHPDSLGLPQLAMFP